ACAGTGGCGGCAACGagtaaaactaaagaaaaatactgtGAAAGATTTGTCTTCTGAAACGACTATCAGATTGCCTGCTGTATATTCTTGACAATAAAAAGAGGAAGGCCTGACCCAGATGGAAATTTACTTGATGATATCTAATGGTTTACGGGCATTGCTCACTGTCCGTCTGTCCCACTGCAATGTGGGAAGCAATCATAGTATTTCCAAAACTCCTTAAATGAAATTAGAACAGTATTCCAGCCAATCCATacccaggagcccaggagagtAATTAAAGGAGTGAATGTTTTATTCTTTAGTGTTTAATAGAATACATAACAAGTCACATAATCAATGATTCATTACTTCACACACAGCGGGGAAACCAGAATTGGGTGTTTCCATTATACAACTGGTTGTGAATAGAAGAGTCGAAGGAGAGTACTTGGATGGATGAAGACAATTTCAAAGTTTGAGCACCTCTGAAAAGATTTCATCCATgtgtttttgtttccctttggaTATAGAGGGGCTTTTATTCTTGGGTTTATGTTTCATTAGAAAAGTATGATATTATCATATTTTTCCATGTCCTCTTAGATTTTAAAGAAACAGCCCAAAGGTATGTATCACTTAGCAAATGACGTTTTCAACATGTCAGAATCcaaataaatattacaaacaGCAATTTTTTCAAATACCCAGAAAATTTAATTTACATGTTCAAAGTGTATAACCGTGATGAATGTTTCAATTCTTCATCATCAAATGGATACGATCAGTGGTAATGAATGAGTGTATATCGTTTGTATTCAATAGGTATAGCAAAGTTTACATGGCTATCAAGTCACAAAGACAGTTGTGTAGCAGTTTACATTACAATTGATGTCTGCACACCtcgaaacacattttaaataaacaaaactggcttggaaaaaatattataaaatgaagtGACAAGCATTCTTGGTCAACTGGTCAACCCTCCTACCATCTAACAGCTGACTCCAGTGGAGAGAGTCTTCTAATAGGATTCTTCCATCTTTGTTTAATGGGCCCTGGAGagaatctaaatcctccagtatTAATATTTTGAGATGTGTACTATCCAAAACTGTCACCAAGAAAGTTAGCTATAACACAACCTACTTCCAGGTGTGTGAAAACTTCTTCCAAGTACTGTAGACTCAGAGAAGAACACTGTGTTTTATTCAttacttgagagagagagagagagagagagagagagagagagagagacttaagtTATCCAAAAtattcagattttaaaagatttgtagTGAAAggaaacacaataaaaattttcAGCAAAGATGTAACTAAGAGCTTTacaataaaaataccaaatttactattttttaaaacatgtcaaTTTTATGGTACTTGTAATTTTAGACTGTAAAAGAAATTCTTAAGGAATTTACTTCCTTcactcaatatttttttaaatatctgtataGTTCATTTTACATATAGGAGTACAAAATTATTTGAATGCTAGATTGGAATTTATCATAATATGAAGAGTTAAAAAATTATCAAAGCTTCGTAATACATGGCTTTAACATAATAACAACATTCCATGGAGACGACCATAGAAATTAGGCCACGTTGTAAGCACTGCCAGTTATCTCTGGGTATTTGCACACCATCCATCTCCTCAGAGAAGCAgcaggtatacatacatatgattcTGCTTTGAGAAAGAAGACATGTTAGGCTAGTCTTATCACTTTGCtagcaattgaaaaaaaaaaaaataagaaacactcGAATAAAAACAGTATTAAAGGGGGAAATTTCTCACACCTTCAAGGAATATTTTCCATTACATGTTTGAAAATCTAGAATGAATGTGGTTTGTAAtccacacatattaaaaaaaaaaaaaacagacatgtcAAACATCTGATGGACAAGCATGGAACGTgggacctgttttgttttgtttttaacaaccACAGTGACTGTCaacacttcttttttaaaaaaattacttattaaaCCTAATGTCATTCCATTATTTATGAGCATCAAATGGTAATTTGATCAACATATGCAAATGATCGCCTCTCTGAGAGAGATTAATGCAGCCGTGAATATCTGAGTAGTTTATAACATTCTTCTGGGTCATTTCAAAGATACTGTTGAGAGGCTCTACTCTGGTACAGTCATCAAATTCATGGGTGCTGACTGATATTTCAGAACATTTTATAAGCCCTAAAGGTTTCTTCTACAACCCAAAGCGCCTAGGGAGGAAAGGACCCACCCACAATCACCCTGGCTCAGTCATGCTTACCTATCATATAATAAGATGACTGCTCGGACTTAACTTGGGCTGAAACGCACAAAGTTCCCATGCATTGCCCCCAACAGCAGAGGGCACAGTCACCTCCAGGAAGAGGTCCATGTACTGTCCCTAACACTAATGTTCCAATCTTTAACAGGCCAGCAAGGGTGTGGTGGAAGGTACAGAAATGTCCGTGTGTTAGTGAGACAACTGAATAGTTTTCCAAGCTACAATTCATAAGACTTAAACGCAGACAAAACTTCAGCAGTTTCCCATGGCTCCTAGAGTTGTGCAGACTTGACAAGGGGAATCTAAACTTCCGTCTTGTCATCTGTCAGTGTATTTTGACCTGTCCTAAAGATGGATTTTAATCCGTACATTTCTTTCTTAAGCAATCTAACACTGTTCCGTGGTATGGGAGAGGTCTGACACTCACACTTGGCCAGTGATTGACAGTCCTAAGTCATTTCAGGCTTGAAGCAAAGGTTCTGAGCCATTCATTACCTGCCTAAGAACAGGAGCAACACTGAAGTAAGCTCAACTTCCTGGACCCCTGCTTCCCTTTCTTTAAAACCGCAGACTTTGTACATGAAGCtaacttttctcaaaaaaaaaaaaaagtaagtaacaaaagaattcacatctctcccaattaaaatgaaaacattattgcATTAAAAATATGGATAGCTTGAATACAGGTAGAGAGCGAACGGACACATGATTAGTATACAACTAACATCCCAGCAAAAAATGTATGGAGCAAACCCAGCCTCGTAGTTGTGAATGTTTTCCTGACCCAGGTTCACAGGCAAGGATATGAGAAGCGCACCAAAACGCGTTGCTTTTGTATATACACCATCAAATGCAAGTTACCAGGGGTAAATATAGGGAATTTTATAGCATCAGTAGATGGATTAAAAAACTAAATGATTcatgtaaaatgtttatatatggtATGTACAGATTGGATCACAGGAGTCTGAGAATAAAACTGTCCCAATTCATAACATCTGCCGTGGATATGATGAGATACACGGTACACGGTTcgtttttaaaaacaaggaaaaatagcTCTAATTTAAACACTTCAAATGGCTCTTACAAAAATccttaaaaacatatttcagaGTAAGatgataaaacaaacacacacacacaaacacacacacacaaaggcttcTCTGTAATCACAGATTATCCAAAGGACGTCTCTCAGCAGGAAGCATAGGGGTTCACCTCCTCTCTGCTGTGGTGTACACAGGATACACACTGGGAATTCATTCCTTGTGAGAGTAAAGGCTGTAAGGCAACCGGGTCTCCTGTTTCTGTTGCGTTCACCTAAAAACCGCGTTATTGCTCAGCTCACACTGGAGCACTTATTTGCCTTCATTTAGAAACATTCCACTTCACAGCCATCTACAGATGGGCAGCCCCCCAGTGCTTCCGTTGATCTTTCGGATCTGTCACTGCAGCGTCAAACAAATGCAGGAAAGAAAGAGCTGTTGTTCCGGTTTTCAGAACAGCCCAGCAGCCCACACTTGCTGGCCTTGCAGAaaacagcaatttaaaaatactactgccaataataataataagagatCTTAAGTCTAAgtaattaaaaatcaaacttaTTTTTGCTTTAAGTAAATAGGCTATAAGTGAGGAAATAGaatcaacaagaaaaataaatgttcaaatcaCTAAAAACTCTGCTAGGACCTCTTTGGTTAGGTTGTACAAGTATTAGCAACTAAGTTTAGGACTCAAAATAGCTCGATAGATCTCCAGCTGAAGATGGTTCTTTTACTAATCTTGATAAATCTAAGTTTACACGTactgtttcatatttttttaaaatgtgcacataCTCAGATGGATTATACAAACTTCCaactttcaaataataaatgagtatgtcccctcctcccccccccccgcccttcctcccctctctcctccctccccaaccctcccacagTCCTAGACCTAAGTAAGGGCTGACTGTCCCTACTAACCACCCTGCGTTACCCAGTCACTGCCAGGTGACTTCTTGCAGCGCTGCCTCCCGCTCCCTGCCTGCTCCTAGCCTAGAAGTACTGCCTTAACCAACAAAACCTAAAGCTCAGGCAAACAGCTGAAGAGAAAGGGCGCCTCcgcaggcaggaggattgctttctACAATTTTAAGCCACAGGAGATCTATTGTGTGGGGGTAAATAGAACTCTCCCTTGTTGCCAGTACTAGAATTTACTTCTATctgtaactttaaaaaacaaacaaacaaaaaatcacttTATTTACAGTCTCTGAACTGCGTCCATGGGGTCTTAATTCCAGCATACGGCCTTCCATTCAATTGTCTAAAACTATCTTTCTAATGAGGGTCAAATCTGTAACAGCCTTTTAAAGCACTGTCTCCACACAGCGCTCTCAGTTCTGATCTCTGAAACCACTATGGAGTCAAAGGGTTTAAAATTTCAAGGACTCTTCCGCACTGCACGCTGGACACCGGGCAATCGGGTTCTGATCAATTCAGTCATTCCCAGGTACTTGGTGACTGTCCCACTAGATCACGACAATCTGGGGGAAGGGTGGTTGGAGGCCAGGAGCAGAGGAAGCATGAGTGAAGGGCTACATCAGAACACTCTCTCGGTTAGTGGGGTACAAAGAAGACGAAGATGCCCAGAGGATTTGTGGCTGCAGATTCTCAAGTGGGGTGCAGACGGGTCTGGGTGAGCTACTGGgggatctgggggtgggggcagaaggaATCGGGGAAACAGGGAGGAAGCGAGGGCATCTATAATCCTGTCCCCCGcggggaggaagggaagtgggCGCCGGAGTGGCGAGGGGCGGGCGTGGGGAGCTCACTCCCTGCAGAAGACGTACTCGGTGTAGCTGGTCCAGATCTTGTCCTCGCTCTGGTCGGTACTGCTAGCAAAGGCGCAGGTACCCGTGGAGCTGCACGCCACCATGTGGAAGCCCGATTCGGACAGCTTGTCGAAGGCCTGCTCTAGGAAGTTGAACTTGAGGTAATAGCGCGAGGTGTACCGCTCCGGAGGCCGGTCGGGGTCCCGGCTCTCATTCAGGGTGTCCCCAAACACCTCCTTGGCCAGCGACGTCTTGCCGCACACGGTGATGCGCGCCACCCGCCGGAACTTGGCGTCCGCCTGAGCGTCGCGCCCGATGGTGTAGGAGCCACGGTAGCCGATGGTGATGTACCCGGAGCGCCGGCTGCCGTCCAAAGACTGGGACGGCGTGAGCAGGGGCCCCGCCGCGCCCCCGGACGGGCTGCGACTAGCCAGCTCCAGCGTGGGCGACGGCGCCCCGGCCGAGGCGCCCTCCTGCGGCTCGGGCTCAGCGTAGCCCAGCGGCAGCAGCTCGTCGCCCAGAGAGCCCTCCTTGAGCACCCCGCGACGCGAGTGCGGCGGCGGTGGCCCCGGGCCGGGTTGCTGGGGCGCCCCGAGGCGACGCACGAGCTCCGGCAGCTCGAAGTACTCGGCCTCGCGCTGCAGCCGGCTGCGCTCCGGGAAGTAATCGGGCAGCACGAGCTGCAAGTCCCGCAGGTAATCCAGGATGTAACGGAAGAGGAAGCCGTCCCGATCCAGAAAGAAGCGGCCTTTGCTGTCCCGGGCCAGCTCCTGCGGCTGCTGTTGCGTGAACATACGCCAGAGCAGCGAGTCGGGCACGGACACCACGGTGCAGCGCCGGGTCACATACACCTGCCCTCCCACGTTCAGCTCCACGATGTCCGGGAAGAGCGGCGGCTCCGCCGAGGACGACGACGAGCCGCTGCCACCTCCGCCTCCGCCCCCGTTGGGTAATCCTCGGGTGCTGTCCGCCAGAGCCATGGCCAAAAAGAGGTGGCCCGGATGGGCCAAGTGGCAGGGAGCGGGGTCGCGATCGGAAGCCGCAGCGGCTCTTAACCGGGGTGCCCTGCGCTCAGGCGGCTGCTGTCCACCGAGAGCAGCGCGGTGCGAGCGCGCAGCAGTGCGCCCACGAGAGCCCCGGTGCGCTGCGCCCGCCTCGCCCGCGCGCTCCAGGCGAGTGGCGGGTCGCGGCCCGCGCGCCGCTTAAGTAGAGCCGCCCGCTCGGGCGGCGCGGCGCGCAGGAGGCGTGGGCGGCTGCGGAGCCGCTGAGCTCGCTCCCGGGGCGGGGAGGgctggggcggggtgggggtgggggaggagcggGGAATGCATTTGCATGCTAAACGCTGACGCGGCTCCGGGCTGCAGGCTCCACCCTGACCCGCGCGCTCCGGGGGACGACCCGACTGTCACCGCCCGCCCTCCCGCCTACCCACCCTCTGGGGctcagctcctcttcctcttccgcAGTGGGTCAGAGCCTCCAGGCGCTTCCCCAGGAGGCTGTTCAGTGAAGCGACCGTCTtgtgtccccacctcccctcccgcCGCCCTTCTCGGCTGACCGCAGCCCGTAACCGGGGACTCCGGGTTGGAAACTTTCTAGCAGAGTAGAAAAGCTTGATTGCCTGCGGCTAGCGCCCTCTAGACCTACCGGCTTCTAACCGTGCTGCTGTAGGAGATCCATCCCCGGGTCTCTGGAAGTTTTGAAGAGACACTAACTTGGAAGGGACACACGGGTCCCTTCAACCCCAGAGCACCCAAAGGTTTTTCACGTGACTACGTGACTACCGTATAGCCTCGAAAAATCCCTAGAAACCACAAGCGGATGCTTCGCGAAAATGCTCTGTTAGATTATTTTGCGAGAGTATAAAGTCTTTGGTTAGGAAACCACAACACAGTACTGCAGTGAGCAGAGATGACTAGGAGAGGAAGTTGGGTGGGCACAAAAAGCGGGGGCTCTTACACTGAGTCCGCAAGAAAGCTAATAAGCGCCTCCAATAGTGGGATGTGAAGCCGGTTCCTTCAGCCATCTGTAAATCGCACCAGAAAAATCCaatctaatattttcttttattcgtATTATTAGTATTTAATAATCTAAttagtatttaattattttactagaattctactaatattttatttgttccttgaatgcacgtacagaaaaaaaaatgactttgagCCCCTGCCTAGCTGCTCTAAAGGTCAGCAACCCATGTTCTCCTCCTCCGtccatctttctcttctgtaCTTTACAAGACCGTCCACCAGAGAAGAGGCTGTGTAAGTCTGAAGGCCCTTTAGATCCAGCCATGCTCTCTATGGTCTCCTACAAGTTCAGCGTTTGGAGTCAGGCACAAATTTCAGCCCACGGgattctgcctctgctgggaagCCTTCCATGTTCTCCCAGGGGAATGAAACAGGTTGCTCTTCAAATTCCCATCGTTGCACTTGGCACGTTCTGAAATCTCAGATTTGTGGGCTGTTATCTGATCGTTCGTTTTGGTGAATAAATAGGTAAGAGATTCAAGAAGCCCAAGACAGAGGAGGCTCTGAAAAACCACGATGTGAATAAATGCTCTCATGCATTGCTGGGCATCAGGCTGTGGAGAATTCAAGGCTGACTTACCCACATCTCCTTTAGAGCAGCCAAGAGGCCAAGGCTTGGCCATCTGAACAGTTACCAGATCACTTTGAAGGACAGGCTGTCAATCACAAAAAGCCCAGAAAGATCTTTGTCTTAATAATGATGTCCACCCTTCGTGTTACTGTCCAATGAGCTTGATAGTCTTCTCACGGATGAgtgtcattttcatttctgaaatgttTATGTCTGCCAAACAATTACTGCTCTCGTGTCACAGAGCTGAAATAAGATCAGGCCCCAGACCGGCCTGCTTAATTGCAGGCACAGATTTTTGATACTGGATATATTTCACCATTCTTCAACTGTTCCTTGggataaatgatagatgacaGGAAAGTTCGGAGCCCTGACACTGGATGTGCTATATCAGCATCTCAGGCCTGACGAAACTGCCACTTTTCTGTAAGTCCAAGAAAAGACTTtggtgtcaccttgacacaactGGGTCATTGTCTTAGGAATGCCACTACCTCTCCACCACACCTCAAAACCAAGCCAACATCACCTCATGTTAACCAAGCCAACATCACCTTATCACCTCAGATCACTGCCTGGACCTCCAAGCTGCCTCTACTGTAGCACCCATCAGTCTTCCATCACTAGACCAAAGAGGAGGATCCAGTCATACCCTACATCGAGTGCTTCTTCC
The sequence above is drawn from the Mus pahari chromosome 8, PAHARI_EIJ_v1.1, whole genome shotgun sequence genome and encodes:
- the Kctd12 gene encoding BTB/POZ domain-containing protein KCTD12 produces the protein MALADSTRGLPNGGGGGGGSGSSSSSAEPPLFPDIVELNVGGQVYVTRRCTVVSVPDSLLWRMFTQQQPQELARDSKGRFFLDRDGFLFRYILDYLRDLQLVLPDYFPERSRLQREAEYFELPELVRRLGAPQQPGPGPPPPHSRRGVLKEGSLGDELLPLGYAEPEPQEGASAGAPSPTLELASRSPSGGAAGPLLTPSQSLDGSRRSGYITIGYRGSYTIGRDAQADAKFRRVARITVCGKTSLAKEVFGDTLNESRDPDRPPERYTSRYYLKFNFLEQAFDKLSESGFHMVACSSTGTCAFASSTDQSEDKIWTSYTEYVFCRE